From a single Bryobacter aggregatus MPL3 genomic region:
- a CDS encoding GNAT family N-acetyltransferase, which yields MQRVNFEPSAAAVMRSFAEASAGEWIDVAGGVAGYCGEGSPVNAVKGMSRAPVREELDQIIRFYFDRKMDALIEVAPWVEEASAALLQSCGFERVAVEDVMAQRSSAMERVEGVEECRDPEAWARLMSHSFFGGISELSMAVGRTIFHLGGSRSFGIWRDGEMVAGANILYPSGVALFAGDGTLQAHRGQGLQQRLIRDRMCLAFQAGSEWMHAEVEPGGGSQRNYQRCGFTVAYSRMHYRKPFPA from the coding sequence GTGCAGCGGGTAAATTTTGAGCCGTCGGCGGCGGCTGTGATGCGGAGCTTTGCCGAAGCGAGCGCAGGCGAATGGATTGACGTCGCTGGTGGCGTGGCGGGCTATTGCGGGGAGGGCTCTCCGGTGAATGCCGTCAAAGGCATGAGTCGCGCGCCGGTGCGTGAAGAATTGGATCAGATTATCCGCTTCTATTTCGATCGTAAGATGGACGCGCTAATCGAAGTTGCTCCCTGGGTGGAAGAAGCAAGTGCGGCGCTTTTGCAGTCGTGCGGCTTTGAGCGGGTGGCGGTGGAAGATGTGATGGCGCAACGAAGCAGCGCCATGGAGAGAGTTGAGGGTGTGGAGGAATGCCGCGATCCCGAAGCGTGGGCCCGGCTGATGAGCCACAGCTTTTTTGGCGGTATCTCGGAGTTATCGATGGCGGTGGGCCGTACGATATTCCACCTGGGAGGCTCGCGGAGCTTCGGTATATGGCGGGACGGCGAGATGGTGGCCGGGGCTAATATTTTGTATCCATCCGGGGTGGCTTTGTTTGCCGGCGATGGCACTCTGCAGGCGCATCGAGGGCAAGGCTTGCAGCAGCGTTTGATTCGCGACCGGATGTGCCTGGCCTTCCAGGCGGGAAGCGAATGGATGCACGCCGAGGTCGAGCCCGGCGGCGGATCGCAGCGCAATTACCAGCGTTGTGGTTTTACCGTTGCCTATTCGCGGATGCATTACCGCAAGCCGTTCCCGGCTTGA
- a CDS encoding GlsB/YeaQ/YmgE family stress response membrane protein — MSSAIGWIVFGLIVGVIAKLVTPGRDPGGFIVTILLGIGGAMLGGWVGQLMGLYQNGQAAGWIMSVLGAVVILLAYRMFSRGTTASV, encoded by the coding sequence ATGTCAAGTGCAATCGGATGGATCGTATTCGGATTGATTGTTGGCGTCATTGCCAAACTTGTGACTCCAGGGAGAGACCCTGGCGGCTTCATCGTCACTATTTTGCTGGGAATCGGTGGAGCAATGCTCGGCGGCTGGGTGGGCCAACTCATGGGCCTCTATCAAAATGGCCAAGCCGCGGGATGGATCATGTCCGTGTTAGGAGCGGTAGTGATTCTGCTTGCCTATCGCATGTTTTCACGGGGTACTACCGCCTCGGTCTAG
- a CDS encoding ABC transporter ATP-binding protein yields the protein MSNAVEARGLSRRFGTIEAVRDLSFSVASGEVFGLVGPDGAGKTTTLRMLCGLIDPDAGEATVAGFAVQKQLDHVKDAIGYMAQKFGLYGDLTVEENLDFYGDLFDVTGQAREDLKLKLLQMTRMEPFRSRPAAKLSGGMKQKLSLMCTLLHKPQILFLDEPTNGVDPVSRRDFWLILDDLVKDGLTVVVTTAYLDEAERCHRIGMLDRGKLVLMGSPAELKASLPEKVYAVRGGNLRANKQIFAARNGVIDVELSGTELHLYLAPDTSIFEVLGDMDVDAERITPTLEDVLIAEVRRINRKLAA from the coding sequence ATGAGCAACGCAGTGGAGGCCCGGGGATTGTCGCGCCGCTTTGGCACGATCGAGGCCGTGCGCGATTTGAGTTTTTCTGTCGCAAGCGGCGAAGTGTTTGGCTTGGTTGGGCCCGATGGCGCAGGCAAGACGACGACGCTGCGGATGCTGTGCGGCTTGATCGATCCTGATGCCGGCGAGGCGACGGTGGCCGGTTTTGCTGTGCAGAAGCAACTTGACCATGTGAAGGACGCGATCGGCTACATGGCGCAGAAGTTCGGACTCTATGGCGACCTGACGGTGGAGGAGAACCTCGACTTTTACGGCGATCTGTTCGATGTGACCGGACAGGCACGTGAGGATCTGAAGTTGAAGCTGCTGCAGATGACGCGGATGGAACCTTTCCGGTCCCGCCCGGCGGCAAAGCTGTCCGGCGGCATGAAGCAGAAGCTGTCGCTGATGTGCACGCTGTTGCACAAGCCGCAGATTCTGTTTCTCGATGAGCCAACCAATGGCGTCGATCCGGTGTCGCGCCGGGACTTCTGGCTGATTCTCGATGATCTGGTGAAAGACGGGCTGACCGTGGTGGTGACGACGGCCTATCTTGATGAAGCGGAGCGCTGCCATCGTATCGGGATGCTCGACCGTGGCAAGCTGGTGCTGATGGGCAGCCCGGCGGAGCTCAAAGCCTCGCTGCCGGAGAAAGTGTATGCGGTGCGTGGGGGCAACCTGCGCGCCAACAAGCAGATCTTTGCGGCGCGCAACGGGGTGATCGATGTGGAACTGAGCGGTACCGAACTCCATCTCTATCTCGCTCCTGATACCTCGATCTTTGAGGTGCTGGGAGACATGGACGTCGATGCGGAGCGGATTACGCCGACCCTTGAAGACGTACTGATTGCCGAAGTGCGGCGCATCAACCGGAAGCTGGCAGCATGA
- a CDS encoding BON domain-containing protein codes for MKLEMALLIAVAIATVGCSERQQENTKRDVKEAARSAEREMDDAGTTTAVKTKLAADVRLSTLTSINVDSVGSTVTLSGHVPTAADKRKAEETAMSVSGVTKVVNNLEVKP; via the coding sequence ATGAAACTTGAAATGGCTCTTTTGATCGCGGTCGCGATCGCTACGGTGGGTTGCTCTGAACGGCAGCAGGAGAATACCAAGCGCGACGTAAAAGAGGCGGCGAGATCGGCTGAGCGTGAGATGGATGACGCCGGTACGACGACTGCCGTGAAGACAAAGTTGGCTGCCGACGTTCGTCTCTCGACCTTGACCTCGATCAATGTCGACTCCGTCGGCAGCACTGTCACGCTGAGCGGCCACGTTCCTACTGCCGCAGACAAGCGGAAAGCAGAGGAAACGGCGATGTCTGTGAGTGGCGTTACGAAGGTTGTGAATAACCTCGAAGTGAAGCCGTAG
- a CDS encoding LysM peptidoglycan-binding domain-containing protein — MRTASDIADWWDKQHRESKRALDDFVDENPGLFGVIVATTVATAMDLGKGSVDVLRLGEGAAEGTVGGVATDALRALSIVGTVGKGAKIVKEVVARSRMVKLIVDPGGGRCVYVSATQALRQTGQRAYTGVHELAKELGMSLEQTGAANAGQLRAFLTKLKVAMGPVMKFQSWKDIERAVPRDGSVVTFGVNFVGGGAHRVYAFRDALGRVRIMDRGGRLGKLPEVFNTVEELAKKYSRSGVASFNEGFAIKDVFMKFVGPKGIATLAIEVLATVTHDQETTEELFEAYKQSEESPSTPAAPAAPGPAPRRTLHMDPVYIKAGDPLPGGTYTVKSGDSLSKIAERAYGNKMKYPLIYMANRKTIGPNINLIRPGQVLKIPQLKQR, encoded by the coding sequence ATGCGCACAGCTTCAGACATTGCTGATTGGTGGGACAAGCAACATAGAGAGTCCAAAAGAGCTCTGGATGATTTTGTCGATGAGAACCCAGGCCTCTTCGGCGTGATCGTCGCAACGACGGTCGCAACCGCGATGGATCTGGGCAAGGGCTCAGTCGACGTGCTACGGCTGGGAGAAGGAGCGGCCGAGGGCACGGTCGGCGGAGTTGCCACCGATGCCTTACGGGCCTTATCCATTGTCGGAACAGTGGGCAAAGGCGCCAAGATCGTCAAGGAAGTCGTGGCTCGCAGCCGCATGGTCAAACTCATTGTGGACCCGGGCGGCGGCCGCTGCGTTTATGTTTCCGCAACGCAGGCGCTCCGGCAGACCGGGCAAAGAGCCTACACAGGCGTCCACGAGCTGGCAAAAGAACTGGGTATGAGCCTCGAACAAACCGGGGCCGCCAACGCCGGGCAACTCAGAGCGTTCTTAACAAAGCTGAAAGTGGCGATGGGTCCGGTGATGAAGTTTCAGTCTTGGAAAGACATCGAACGTGCGGTGCCCCGCGATGGCAGTGTCGTCACTTTTGGCGTGAACTTCGTCGGAGGCGGGGCGCATCGCGTCTATGCGTTCCGGGATGCCCTGGGCCGGGTCAGGATCATGGATCGTGGAGGCCGCCTGGGCAAGCTGCCGGAGGTCTTCAATACGGTGGAGGAGTTAGCGAAAAAGTACAGCCGCAGCGGAGTGGCCTCTTTCAATGAGGGCTTTGCCATCAAAGATGTCTTCATGAAGTTTGTCGGCCCCAAGGGAATCGCCACTCTGGCAATCGAAGTCCTGGCTACCGTTACTCACGATCAGGAAACAACGGAAGAACTCTTTGAGGCCTACAAGCAAAGCGAAGAGTCCCCTTCTACCCCAGCGGCCCCAGCCGCACCCGGTCCTGCACCCCGCAGGACACTACACATGGATCCGGTCTATATCAAAGCAGGAGATCCTCTGCCCGGCGGTACTTACACCGTGAAGTCAGGCGATTCGCTCTCGAAAATTGCAGAACGCGCTTACGGCAACAAGATGAAGTACCCACTGATCTACATGGCCAACCGGAAAACGATTGGGCCAAACATCAACCTCATCCGCCCGGGCCAAGTGTTGAAGATTCCGCAGTTGAAGCAACGATAA
- a CDS encoding transglycosylase SLT domain-containing protein, whose product MPETTNHRRFSPVWAFIALLLFAAGSWFAWRWRIELLPLAPAAPPALEMEANGKFRLRFPGFVFVTKIASFRDELFAYLMFQHYRSTGPLAQEDLVLRYHKDGEEARYEVLLVLSDDMIPSIDRVAQLAAASSRDRFEGIEWNLIPVSQLEIDRKQTHLFESAYNLPVRKKMEDLSTTELRSLAQRFIRFKSTTDPRIRKGLEPVPQVLSPSDAHRIAEDIILVADFYHLPLEFFLGIGAIENNYMNVRGDLQHSIWKRQAAEDDIVLERRNGRVRVLNDSAGVWQITRQTLRQVHKHYLADKRDYTKLPARLRPPRQLKMKNLDPEILTTYAGLLFRTLLDHFKGNVTLAVGAYNGGPGKPNMRYEEGVRSAALHARDIIEKAAVLNGLSVMNTPWITSR is encoded by the coding sequence TTGCCAGAGACGACAAACCACCGCCGCTTCTCCCCTGTCTGGGCCTTCATCGCGTTGCTGCTGTTTGCCGCCGGAAGCTGGTTCGCCTGGAGGTGGCGAATCGAGCTTCTCCCGCTCGCTCCTGCGGCGCCTCCGGCACTGGAGATGGAAGCGAATGGCAAATTTCGCCTGCGATTCCCTGGCTTTGTTTTTGTCACAAAGATTGCATCTTTCCGGGATGAGCTGTTTGCCTACCTGATGTTCCAACACTATCGCTCCACCGGACCATTGGCCCAAGAGGACTTGGTTCTGCGCTACCACAAGGACGGCGAAGAAGCCCGTTACGAAGTGCTTCTCGTTCTCTCTGACGACATGATTCCCTCAATCGATCGTGTCGCCCAGTTGGCGGCAGCTTCCAGCCGGGATCGTTTCGAAGGCATCGAGTGGAATCTGATTCCGGTCTCGCAGTTGGAGATCGATCGCAAGCAGACCCATCTCTTTGAATCTGCCTATAACCTTCCCGTTCGCAAGAAGATGGAAGACCTCTCGACAACAGAACTCCGCTCGCTGGCCCAACGCTTCATTCGATTCAAATCCACTACTGACCCGAGGATCCGCAAGGGTCTCGAACCTGTACCGCAGGTGCTCTCCCCCTCAGATGCACACCGCATCGCCGAAGACATCATTTTGGTGGCGGATTTCTATCACCTGCCTCTCGAGTTTTTCCTCGGCATCGGCGCCATCGAGAACAACTATATGAATGTGCGCGGAGACCTGCAGCACAGCATCTGGAAGCGGCAAGCCGCCGAAGACGACATCGTGCTCGAACGCCGTAACGGACGGGTTCGTGTCCTCAACGATTCTGCCGGAGTCTGGCAGATCACACGCCAGACGCTGCGGCAGGTTCATAAACACTATCTGGCAGACAAGCGGGATTACACCAAGCTGCCCGCCCGCCTGCGTCCACCCCGCCAACTGAAAATGAAGAACCTCGATCCGGAGATTCTGACCACCTATGCCGGCCTCCTGTTTCGTACGCTGCTCGACCACTTCAAGGGCAATGTCACGCTTGCTGTCGGAGCCTACAATGGCGGCCCCGGCAAACCCAATATGCGTTATGAGGAAGGCGTCCGCTCGGCAGCACTCCATGCGCGGGACATCATCGAGAAGGCTGCAGTCTTGAATGGACTCTCCGTGATGAACACACCGTGGATCACTTCCCGCTAG
- a CDS encoding HlyD family efflux transporter periplasmic adaptor subunit, which produces MKRVIPIVIVLAVLVGGYFAWSRIKPEDENILRLSGNIEFRKIDMSFKTAGKLIELTVDEGDNVKQGMLIARLDREQMTRMRTRDHAGIGVAESNLKQLHTGIEYQRASMESELGLRRAELRQAQAKLQELLDGSRPQDIASARAVLNDAKVARDQAQRDYERAQKLIEKEDISQSQFDQFRSRFESTVAQVQNAEQRLGLILEGPRKTDIESARAAVARADAAIRMTEAQKLEILRQEEDLGARRADLVRARASVSVIDSQLDDTTIFSPADGVVLVKSADPGEVLAAGTPVVTIGEIDKPWLRGYIPQAKLGRIQLGMPVRVRSDSYPNKIYNGKISFIASEAEFTPKQIQTNEERVKLVYRIKVDIENSQRELKLNMPVDAEIQLK; this is translated from the coding sequence ATGAAGCGTGTGATTCCGATTGTGATTGTGCTGGCTGTGCTTGTGGGCGGCTATTTTGCCTGGAGCCGGATCAAGCCCGAAGACGAGAACATTCTGCGGCTGAGCGGCAACATTGAGTTCCGCAAGATTGATATGTCCTTTAAGACCGCGGGTAAGCTCATCGAATTGACCGTCGATGAGGGAGACAACGTCAAGCAGGGAATGCTGATTGCGCGGCTGGACCGGGAACAGATGACGCGCATGCGCACCCGCGACCATGCTGGCATCGGTGTGGCGGAATCGAATCTGAAACAGCTTCACACCGGCATCGAGTACCAGCGGGCGTCGATGGAGAGCGAGCTCGGTTTGCGGCGTGCCGAACTGCGGCAGGCCCAAGCAAAGTTGCAGGAGTTGCTCGATGGTTCGCGGCCGCAGGATATCGCCTCGGCGCGTGCAGTGCTGAACGATGCGAAGGTGGCGCGCGACCAAGCGCAGCGCGACTACGAACGGGCGCAGAAGCTGATCGAGAAAGAAGACATCAGCCAGTCGCAATTCGATCAGTTCCGCTCGCGCTTTGAATCAACCGTGGCGCAAGTGCAGAACGCGGAGCAGCGGTTGGGCCTGATTCTCGAAGGGCCGCGCAAGACGGACATCGAATCGGCACGCGCGGCGGTGGCCCGGGCTGATGCGGCCATCCGGATGACGGAGGCGCAGAAGCTGGAGATCCTGCGCCAGGAAGAAGATCTGGGCGCACGGCGGGCGGATCTGGTGCGGGCGCGGGCGAGCGTCAGCGTGATCGATTCGCAACTGGATGATACGACGATCTTCTCTCCGGCCGACGGAGTGGTGCTGGTGAAGAGCGCCGACCCGGGCGAGGTGCTAGCGGCGGGCACACCGGTGGTGACGATCGGGGAGATCGACAAGCCCTGGCTCCGCGGCTACATTCCCCAGGCAAAGCTGGGCCGCATCCAGTTGGGGATGCCGGTGCGGGTGCGCTCCGATTCCTATCCAAACAAAATCTACAACGGAAAGATCAGCTTCATTGCGAGCGAAGCGGAGTTTACGCCGAAGCAGATCCAGACCAATGAAGAGCGCGTGAAGCTCGTTTACCGCATCAAGGTGGACATCGAAAACTCGCAACGGGAACTGAAGCTGAATATGCCGGTGGATGCGGAGATCCAACTGAAGTAG
- a CDS encoding sigma-54-dependent transcriptional regulator codes for MRHIQILVVDDEPGIQESLRGVLEDEGYSVNTVGRGEDALEALSKRSYDVVLLDVWLPGIDGLETLQRIQQMPLTDRPNVVMISGHGNIETAVRATKMGAFDFLEKPLTIEKVTITIQNAIKQRKLEVEVERLKGASGEERRILGESVPMRALRQQLELMARTNGRVLIFGESGSGKELVAHAIHRMSPRVQGPFVEVNCAAIPEHLIESELFGHRRGSFAGAGDDKIGKFERADGGTLFLDEVGDMSLKTQAKVLRVLDEGRFQPLGAQESIRADVRVIAATNKNLEDEIERGNFREDLFYRLNVIPFHVPPLRERVEDIRLLADHFLHEFTTSYGRKAKELTPEAYRVLDEYSWPGNVRELKNLMERIVIMNPQTRVEARQIPLNAAKRNLPERPLERFGSLQEVREAAERDYILKKLDETGGNVTKTAELLGLERSHLYRKMKALGIGPKEN; via the coding sequence TTGAGGCATATCCAGATTCTGGTGGTGGACGATGAGCCAGGGATTCAAGAGTCGCTTCGGGGGGTGCTAGAGGACGAAGGCTACTCCGTCAATACCGTGGGGCGCGGAGAAGATGCCTTGGAGGCTCTGTCCAAACGCAGCTACGATGTTGTTCTGCTCGATGTCTGGCTGCCGGGCATCGACGGTCTTGAGACGCTGCAACGCATCCAGCAAATGCCGTTGACCGACCGGCCGAACGTCGTGATGATCAGCGGCCACGGCAATATTGAAACGGCGGTGCGGGCGACCAAGATGGGCGCCTTCGACTTCCTGGAAAAGCCGCTCACCATCGAGAAGGTGACGATCACCATCCAGAACGCAATCAAGCAGCGGAAGCTGGAAGTAGAAGTGGAACGGCTCAAGGGCGCGAGTGGCGAAGAGCGGCGCATCCTCGGCGAGAGCGTTCCCATGCGCGCGCTCCGGCAACAACTGGAGTTGATGGCCAGAACCAATGGCCGGGTGCTGATCTTTGGAGAAAGCGGCAGCGGCAAGGAGTTGGTGGCACATGCGATCCACCGGATGTCGCCGCGGGTGCAGGGCCCCTTTGTGGAAGTGAATTGTGCCGCGATTCCAGAGCATCTGATCGAGAGCGAACTCTTTGGTCATCGGCGCGGCAGCTTTGCCGGTGCGGGCGATGACAAGATCGGGAAGTTTGAGCGCGCCGATGGCGGAACGCTTTTTCTTGACGAAGTGGGCGACATGAGTTTGAAGACCCAAGCGAAGGTGCTGCGGGTTCTCGATGAGGGACGCTTCCAGCCGCTGGGCGCGCAGGAGAGCATTCGTGCGGATGTCCGCGTGATTGCCGCAACCAATAAGAATCTTGAAGATGAGATTGAGCGCGGCAACTTCCGCGAAGACCTGTTCTATCGGTTGAATGTCATTCCCTTCCACGTTCCTCCGCTGCGCGAGCGCGTCGAAGATATCCGCTTGCTGGCCGATCACTTTCTGCATGAATTTACAACCAGCTATGGCCGCAAGGCGAAGGAACTCACGCCGGAGGCCTACCGGGTGTTGGACGAATATAGCTGGCCCGGCAATGTACGCGAACTGAAGAATCTGATGGAACGCATTGTGATCATGAATCCGCAAACGCGTGTTGAGGCAAGGCAGATTCCTTTGAATGCGGCCAAGCGAAATCTTCCGGAGAGGCCACTGGAGCGCTTTGGGAGTTTGCAGGAAGTTCGTGAGGCCGCCGAGCGCGACTATATTCTGAAGAAGCTGGATGAGACCGGCGGCAATGTGACCAAGACCGCGGAGTTACTCGGCTTGGAGCGCAGCCATCTTTACCGTAAGATGAAAGCGCTCGGAATCGGGCCGAAAGAAAACTAG
- a CDS encoding TolC family protein, whose amino-acid sequence MRRLVWLLALPLSAAMMPLSLPKAIEIATAPNGNLRLQITRETIAQAEARRRQALGAFLPNLDGSISASSQTQNLAAFGFQLTSVLPFTIPTFVGPFTVVDYRVSATQSILDLSAIERYRASKLQREVARAETRNTTELTIQQVARAYVLQLKAEASVDTAKANVDLAERLVQLAESQKRAGTGTGIEVTRSRVQLQNEKQRLIAAQNDREQASLDLKRAIGIDLAQEIELTDRMNDGSDAAVTAEAAVETALEQRPDLLAQQRRQGVAQRNVKSIAAERLPSLAASGAYGVIGNGSTMVPTRSVGVAVRVPIFDGGRREARIAEGGVLERQERLRVEDLRKQIELEVRVALNNVKNARAQIEAARLGLELAENEVEQAQRRTEAGVANSVELTDAQTRLARARDNNLGALYLFNLARIDVAAATGSMEQAVAGMVKK is encoded by the coding sequence ATGCGAAGACTGGTGTGGCTTCTGGCTCTTCCGCTGTCGGCCGCAATGATGCCGTTGAGCCTGCCGAAAGCGATTGAAATTGCCACGGCTCCGAATGGCAATTTGCGCCTGCAGATCACGCGCGAAACGATCGCCCAAGCAGAGGCGCGGCGACGTCAGGCTTTGGGCGCCTTTCTGCCGAATCTCGATGGCTCGATCTCCGCTTCCAGCCAGACGCAGAACCTCGCCGCCTTCGGATTTCAGTTGACGAGCGTTCTGCCGTTTACGATTCCGACCTTTGTTGGACCTTTTACGGTGGTGGATTATCGCGTGTCGGCAACGCAGAGCATTCTCGATCTCTCCGCGATCGAACGCTACCGGGCGTCGAAGCTGCAGCGCGAGGTGGCCCGGGCGGAGACGAGGAACACGACAGAGCTGACCATCCAACAAGTGGCGCGCGCCTATGTTCTCCAACTGAAGGCGGAAGCCAGTGTGGATACGGCAAAGGCAAATGTGGATCTGGCCGAGCGCCTTGTGCAACTGGCGGAATCGCAGAAGCGGGCCGGTACCGGAACGGGAATCGAGGTGACGCGCAGCCGGGTGCAGCTCCAGAACGAGAAGCAACGCCTGATTGCCGCCCAGAATGACCGCGAACAAGCGAGCCTCGACTTGAAGCGTGCGATCGGAATCGATTTGGCGCAAGAGATTGAACTCACCGACCGGATGAACGATGGGAGCGATGCGGCAGTGACGGCCGAGGCGGCGGTTGAAACGGCGCTGGAGCAGCGTCCAGATCTGCTTGCGCAGCAGCGCAGGCAAGGGGTGGCACAACGGAATGTGAAGAGCATTGCGGCCGAGCGCCTGCCTTCGCTTGCGGCCAGTGGCGCTTATGGTGTGATCGGCAACGGCTCAACGATGGTGCCGACGCGGAGCGTCGGCGTTGCTGTCCGCGTCCCGATCTTTGATGGAGGCCGCCGGGAAGCGCGGATTGCCGAGGGCGGCGTGCTCGAGCGGCAAGAGCGGTTGCGGGTGGAAGACCTGCGCAAACAGATTGAGCTCGAAGTGCGGGTGGCGCTGAACAATGTGAAAAATGCGCGGGCGCAAATTGAAGCAGCCCGGCTGGGCTTGGAACTGGCCGAGAACGAAGTGGAGCAGGCGCAGCGGCGCACGGAGGCGGGAGTGGCGAATAGCGTTGAGTTGACCGACGCGCAGACGCGTTTGGCACGGGCGCGCGATAACAATCTGGGCGCGCTGTATCTATTCAATCTGGCGCGGATCGATGTGGCGGCAGCGACAGGAAGCATGGAGCAAGCAGTGGCCGGGATGGTGAAGAAATGA
- a CDS encoding TetR/AcrR family transcriptional regulator: MNESKVRETKERILDAAERLLAQQGIPATSLRQITAEAGVNLAAVNYHFQSKDELTRQVYTRRLRPMNAERLRRLNELETGEHSLDELLDAFYGPVLDTAMALRERGVTIGQFLGRIYTEPHAVVEQIWSSEMAEVANRYLQAFGRALPHLQPVEAMWRMTLTIGVLAHTLAAEEKISRLSLGQLNLGDRAEVLRQLKQYAKAGLMAASLEG; this comes from the coding sequence ATGAATGAATCGAAGGTTCGAGAAACGAAGGAGCGGATTCTCGATGCAGCGGAGCGCTTGTTGGCGCAACAGGGCATTCCGGCGACCTCCCTCCGCCAGATCACCGCAGAGGCGGGAGTGAATCTGGCGGCGGTGAATTACCACTTCCAATCGAAGGATGAACTCACCCGGCAAGTGTACACACGGCGTCTGCGCCCGATGAATGCGGAGCGTCTGCGGCGCCTGAATGAACTGGAGACGGGAGAGCATAGCCTGGACGAATTGCTCGATGCCTTCTATGGGCCGGTGTTGGATACGGCGATGGCTTTGCGGGAGCGCGGTGTAACAATCGGGCAGTTTCTGGGTCGGATCTACACGGAACCGCATGCGGTTGTGGAACAGATCTGGTCCAGCGAGATGGCAGAGGTGGCAAACCGCTATCTGCAGGCTTTTGGCCGTGCGCTGCCGCATCTACAACCTGTCGAGGCGATGTGGAGAATGACCTTGACGATCGGCGTGCTGGCCCATACGCTGGCTGCCGAAGAGAAGATCTCCCGTTTGAGCTTGGGGCAGCTGAATCTGGGCGATCGGGCTGAGGTACTCCGTCAATTGAAGCAATATGCGAAAGCAGGCCTGATGGCCGCGAGTTTGGAGGGATGA
- a CDS encoding ABC transporter permease, giving the protein MSFRRWWAITRKEFLHIVRDPRSLYMALAIPLLLLLLFGYALSLDVDQVPTAVYDLDRSSASRDLIEQFRGSRYFRIVADVATPADMNRSIDRGTALVGVLINPGFGDDLKAGREAKVQLVLDGSDSNTASIALGYATSLVALYGAQLRVEGQERLGAPKAKGIDARIRVIFNSDLKSRNYIVPGLIAVILMIIAAVLTSLCVAREWENGTMEQLLSTPLRPVEFLLGKLAAYFAIGMVDMVISILTGVFLFDVPLRGSAVLLIVSSGIFCFGALCWGIMLSTVTRQQVVAYQVSMLSSFLPAFLLSGFIYSIDTMPRVIQIISHIFPARYFVTILKGIFLKGVGVQILWQEMMALAIYSIVVFVFAVRKMRAKVA; this is encoded by the coding sequence ATGAGTTTTCGACGCTGGTGGGCCATCACGCGCAAGGAGTTTCTGCATATCGTGCGGGATCCACGCAGCTTGTATATGGCGCTCGCGATTCCGCTACTGCTGCTTCTGCTCTTTGGCTATGCGCTGAGTCTCGATGTCGATCAGGTGCCGACGGCGGTTTATGACCTGGACCGCAGTTCCGCCAGTCGCGATCTGATCGAGCAGTTTCGCGGTAGCCGCTACTTTCGGATTGTGGCTGACGTTGCGACGCCGGCAGACATGAATCGCAGCATCGATCGTGGCACGGCACTGGTGGGGGTGCTGATCAATCCTGGCTTCGGCGACGACCTGAAGGCGGGCCGCGAAGCGAAGGTGCAACTGGTGCTCGATGGCAGCGATTCAAACACGGCCAGCATCGCGCTGGGCTATGCCACCAGCCTGGTAGCGCTCTACGGCGCGCAGCTTCGGGTGGAGGGACAGGAGCGTTTGGGCGCTCCGAAGGCGAAGGGGATTGACGCGCGGATTCGAGTGATTTTCAACAGCGATCTGAAGAGCCGCAACTACATCGTGCCCGGCTTGATCGCCGTCATCCTCATGATCATTGCCGCGGTGCTCACCAGCCTGTGCGTGGCGCGGGAGTGGGAGAACGGCACGATGGAGCAGTTGCTGTCGACCCCGTTGCGGCCGGTGGAATTCCTGCTGGGCAAGCTGGCGGCCTATTTCGCGATTGGCATGGTGGACATGGTGATCAGCATTCTGACCGGTGTCTTTCTGTTCGACGTGCCGCTGCGCGGTAGTGCGGTGCTGCTGATCGTTTCCTCCGGGATCTTTTGCTTTGGCGCGCTGTGCTGGGGCATCATGCTTTCGACGGTGACACGGCAGCAGGTGGTGGCTTATCAGGTGAGCATGCTGTCGAGCTTCCTGCCCGCCTTCTTGTTGAGCGGCTTTATTTACTCGATCGATACGATGCCGCGCGTGATCCAGATCATCTCGCATATCTTCCCCGCCCGCTACTTTGTGACGATTTTGAAAGGCATCTTTCTGAAGGGTGTCGGTGTGCAGATTCTGTGGCAGGAAATGATGGCGCTGGCGATCTACAGCATTGTTGTCTTCGTGTTTGCGGTGCGCAAGATGCGGGCGAAGGTGGCTTGA